Proteins from one Deinococcus sp. AB2017081 genomic window:
- a CDS encoding winged helix-turn-helix transcriptional regulator encodes MSTEHTGFCPVYRAIGVLQEKWVLHIVRSLLDGEKGFNELARAVGGCNSATLTQRLEHLEQLNIISKRTEDSHGKLARSVYSLTHAGRQLQSVIDAIDAWGRDHLQRPVPEAQSA; translated from the coding sequence ATGAGCACTGAACACACTGGATTCTGCCCGGTCTACCGGGCGATCGGGGTGTTGCAGGAGAAGTGGGTGCTGCACATCGTGCGCTCTCTGCTGGACGGCGAAAAAGGCTTCAACGAACTGGCCCGAGCCGTCGGCGGGTGCAACAGCGCCACCCTGACGCAACGCCTGGAACACCTGGAGCAGCTGAACATCATCAGCAAGCGAACCGAGGACAGCCACGGCAAGCTCGCCCGCAGCGTGTACTCGCTGACCCACGCCGGCCGCCAGCTCCAGTCGGTCATTGACGCGATCGACGCGTGGGGCCGCGACCACCTCCAGCGCCCGGTACCCGAAGCCCAGAGCGCGTAA